One Branchiostoma floridae strain S238N-H82 chromosome 1, Bfl_VNyyK, whole genome shotgun sequence genomic region harbors:
- the LOC118410837 gene encoding uncharacterized protein LOC118410837 — protein MHWQLLLVCATWTTQVSLVGAQADCHPLCLSCYGPGLDQCLQCSQYSYNNTCVQQCPPLTFIVNTDIPIGNVSYNDTFPTAQTKSSDTNNATITSNDTLQNTTAPTEVTPAGVTPGNRGTCEDCHSECQDGCYGNTSRDCYRCKHVNFDGTCLSCCPEGSYPDPDDSSFCGRCHEECERGCTGPGPANCYRCKHLEYGGRCLHTCPAKTYQAPGTPSVCRPCHNTCEDGCVGPGPDDCSPLPQNNRGGQPMMLPMVLTLGAVVALLLVGCLVGLVKKRQSKSRKPPSSPTRNLACYEAGSVSTIAIPLGPEETSMSDLYRNICLDNATFTNDSDDEVDVSPSLVLAGGRSDDHSSTVSDCPDTVSEGAVSNESRSTDSTVVRMPLPSSARQTRDVQSSFGNVASSTWSPDQSSSQQALDKMAAGCRFSYLTDDSGIVSDGSRCSTMDNQSRWSVATSGTVGSGDSRVCLQDTSDTAINRKLSQDDCEEDARCTSESLQGAPSDKESTGDETKTLGGQSADREDITLTQLLSKFRGIVGDPGAVQPDAVNFSTPRFVAGIFDKRGGHLTLENLGMDLYIPPDAVDQDGTEIFMYARGADESATEETDKKWTPPVIQCGPHGLKFKTHVILTLKHPAEDLKKWSFKFQASNTDVGVTPDWKDLTKDPSALCFAYGDKTVIFVDHFTLYNVSGELVGADGEDGGEKPEWRRFRVGVFAEPLFLDTEIFQLRVRCWQDNDNEQKRSREKERYLGAVQLGDDKVLHLAGDGGNLSVVLERLRPGWLALNGDRQTIPFPSLWNEHAEMPSCTFDIERQPSGLVPKIVACRVTALQVSYPDNSVSLDVLKQLCPRGRQGIQSSQAPERPSVASLDSESTFLRLQPELRPTPRCLPQFPREDQFGLLCLVLDVEDPAGRDWRSVAETLHLPFEFLQWMKQRGDPTRRMLDFLVAQHGGDSLRVLRDALAAIGHERAQQMVEAMMASSHHCPEGNYSTEQQWSSDRQPFAGIWNNDDRRTSSNRNTTPKVLGGSAVFASGPHRSGDCSETQAFSVGTSCGSTTVEKVSGDRSLGDGQETDASMTSTTSITLENAPATQGNNPSSITVPKTLRTQDSGYHSDDRSPGGETNLAFTMEDETGSSRRQEAKVVKATQEAEEVNSSSAPPTGESTTESDGINQDAEENSAPPEKSTAPWPLLMNLKNKVSIRSKSLPDLLWGQSKTDAAKQANKNISSDRLSQTL, from the exons ATGCACTGGCAACTGCTGTTGGTTTGCGCCACGTGGACCACACAG GTCTCTTTGGTGGGAGCCCAGGCGGACTGCCATCCACTGTGCTTGTCCTGCTATGGTCCAGGGTTGGACCAGTGCTTGCAGTGTAGCCAGTACAGTTATAACAACACGTGCGTGCAGCAGTGCCCACCATTAACCTTCATTGTAAACACGGACATACCTATTGGTAATGTCTCATACAATGATACGTTTCCTACTGCTCAGACCAAATCATCTGATACCAACAATGCTACCATTACTAGTAATGATACGCTGCAGAACACCACCGCGCCGACAGAGGTCACTCCTGCAGGTGTTACTCCCGGTAACAGAGGTACCTGCGAGGACTGCCACTCTGAGTGCCAGgatggttgctatggcaacactTCTCGTGACTGTTACCGATGTAAACACGTGAACTTCGACGGTACATGTCTGTCCTGCTGCCCGGAGGGAAGCTATCCTGATCCCGATGACTCTTCTTTCTGCGGGCGGTGCCATGAGGAATGTGAGAGGGGCTGTACAGGGCCGGGGCCCGCGAACTGTTACCGATGTAAACACCTTGAGTACGGCGGCAGGTGCCTCCACACATGTCCGGCTAAAACTTATCAAGCGCCTGGCACCCCTTCTGTTTGTCGGCCTTGTCACAACACATGTGAGGATGGTTGTGTTGGACCGGGACCCGACGACTGTTCCCCCTTGCCTCAGAACAACAG AGGGGGTCAGCCAATGATGTTGCCGATGGTCCTCACGCTAGGTGCTGTTGTGGCCTTACTACTTGTGGGCTGTTTGGTGGGGCTGGTTAAGAAGCGGCAGTCGAAATCCCGAAAACCACCTTCGTCTCCT ACGCGAAACCTTGCCTGCTATGAAGCCGGTAGTGTCAGTACCATCGCTATCCCACTAGGCCCAGAAGAGACGTCTATGAGCGACTTGTACCGAAACATCTGCCTTGACAACGCCACATTCACAAACGACAGCGACGACGAAGTGGACGTGTCCCCAAGCCTTGTGTTAGCCGGGGGTCGCTCAGACGACCACAGCTCTACCGTTTCAGACTGCCCCGACACCGTGAGTGAAGGAGCGGTCTCCAATGAGTCCAGGTCGACCGACAGTACTGTCGTGCGCATGCCGCTACCATCCTCGGCACGGCAGACACGTGACGTACAGTCTAGTTTTGGAAATGTCGCCTCGTCTACGTGGTCTCCGGACCAGAGCTCCTCACAACAGGCCCTAGACAAAATGGCGGCGGGGTGTCGTTTCAGTTACCTGACGGACGACAGCGGGATAGTGAGTGACGGCTCACGGTGTTCTACAATGGACAACCAAAGTCGGTGGAGCGTCGCTACGAGTGGCACGGTTGGATCCGGGGACTCCAGAGTGTGTCTGCAGGATACGTCAGATACGGCTATAAACAGGAAACTGTCACAAGACGATTGTGAGGAAGATGCCCGTTGCACATCTGAGTCCTTGCAAGGGGCTCCGTCAGATAAAGAGAGTACTGGAGATGAGACTAAAACTTTGGGTGGTCAGTCCGCCGATAGAGAAGACATCACCTTGACGCAACTGCTGTCCAAGTTCCGTGGCATCGTGGGCGATCCCGGGGCCGTTCAGCCAGATGCAGTCAACTTCTCCACACCGAGATTCGTCGCTGGAATTTTCGACAAACGAGGCGGGCACCTGACGTTAGAAAATCTTGGGATGGACCTGTACATACCCCCGGATGCTGTCGATCAGGACGGTACAGAGATATTCATGTACGCCCGTGGAGCAGACGAGTCTGCAACGGAAGAGACAGACAAGAAGTGGACGCCTCCTGTCATCCAATGTGGTCCACATGGGCTGAAGTTCAAAACACACGTGATTTTGACCTTGAAACACCCCGCTGAGGACTTGAAAAAGTGGTCGTTCAAGTTCCAGGCCAGTAATACTGATGTTGGAGTGACCCCGGATTGGAAGGACCTTACCAAAGACCCGTCTGCCCTGTGTTTTGCATATGGAGACAAAACAGTCATCTTTGTGGACCATTTCACCCTGTACAACGTGAGTGGGGAGCTTGTAGGTGCAGACGGTGAAGATGGGGGAGAGAAACCCGAATGGCGGCGATTCAGAGTGGGAGTCTTCGCCGAGCCCTTGTTTCTAGACACCGAGATCTTCCAACTCAGGGTCCGCTGTTGGCAGGACAACGATAACGAACAGAAG CGGTCGCGAGAGAAGGAGAGGTATCTGGGAGCGGTGCAGCTTGGTGACGACAAAGTGCTCCACCTAGCGGGAGACGGTGGAAATCTGTCCGTGGTGCTAGAGCGCCTTCGTCCCGGATGGTTGGCTCTGAACGGCGATAGACAG ACCATCCCCTTCCCCAGCCTGTGGAACGAGCATGCTGAGATGCCGTCCTGTACGTTTGACATCGAGAGACAGCCATCAGGACTCGTTCCCAAGATCGTGGCTTGCAGGGTGACGGCTCTGCAGGTCTCGTACCCAGACAACTCTGTCAGTCTCGACGTTCTCAAACAGCTGTGTCCCCGGGGCCGGCAG GGTATTCAATCTTCCCAGGCACCTGAACGTCCCTCGGTCGCGTCTCTTGACTCAGAGTCGACGTTCCTCCGCTTGCAGCCTGAGCTGCGCCCCACCCCGAGGTGCCTGCCACAGTTTCCCCGCGAGGACCAGTTCGGTCTGCTCTGTCTGGTGTTAGACGTGGAGGACCCGGCCGGGAGGGACTGGCGCAGCGTGGCGGAGACTCTGCATCTGCCGTTTGAGTTTCTACAGTGGATGAAGCAGCGAGGAGACCCCACCAGGCGGATGCTGGACTTCCTGGTTGCACAACACGGGGGAGACTCATTACGTGTGCTGAGGGATGCACTTGCGGCGATCGGGCACGAGAGGGCGCAGCAGATGGTTGAAGCAATGATGGCATCTTCTCACCACTGTCCTGAGGGCAACTATAGTACGGAACAGCAATGGTCGTCTGATAGACAACCATTTGCCGGGATATGGAACAATGACGACAGGCGAACATCCAGTAATCGCAACACGACACCGAAAGTGCTTGGGGGTTCTGCTGTCTTTGCATCAGGGCCTCATAGGTCTGGTGATTGCAGTGAAACTCAGGCATTTTCAGTCGGCACATCGTGCGGCAGCACAACGGTGGAGAAAGTGTCCGGAGACAGGTCACTGGGAGATGGGCAAGAGACGGACGCCTCCATGACCTCAACCACAAGCATCACTCTCGAAAACGCTCCAGCCACGCAGGGCAACAATCCAAGTTCTATAACTGTGCCCAAGACATTGAGAACCCAGGACAGTGGGTATCACAGTGACGACAGGAGCCCAGGAGGTGAAACCAACTTAGCATTTACGATGGAGGACGAGACAGGAAGTAGTCGGAGACAGGAGGCAAAAGTAGTCAAGGCAACACAGGAGGCGGAAGAGGTCAACTCCAGTTCTGCACCGCCCACCGGTGAGTCAACCACAGAATCAGATGGAATTAACCAAGACGCCGAGGAAAATTCTGCTCCCCCTGAGAAAAGCACAGCCCCATGGCCACTGCTGATGAATTTGAAGAACAAAGTGTCCATCCGATCCAAAAGTCTGCCCGATCTTCTGTGGGGGCAGAGTAAGACTGATGCGGCGAAGCAGGCCAACAAAAACATCTCATCTGATCGTCTCTCGCAAACACTGTGA
- the LOC118420814 gene encoding uncharacterized protein LOC118420814, which translates to MPEAAPVCTTMAGEQVLEPACNTRPPPELCRLDSFNSEFESETDSLNNSYGSAMSVSGNGSWAAWNLPFRSPRKSEDEDWPKKRRSTFLSKWLDTSGGELELPEVGVRLNVPMGAVPEGETIQVYLGLSWHKDYRPVLSDLAESLLSPTVYFGPHFGKLNLPATLVFPHSALVEEDEEGEGGWKYRVCYNEGIIFNTQEPEWFDTVGGEEEIRPDVDQGTVSMQTRVPGAYVLLGREENDDVLICKRVKIIAYLHLIRAKGMVKVKVYCTDAVPGVVQVLEKKEATRGTLVSMTTADSAFYNDGSELRVRIRHNLKHVEEHNPTKLKKVISYKSIWHQSSPFCIFKFTAKEQSEVEHLRLDIRAFQHVDEDADDYVKMTLRVPSQDSDEEGTVVGDASPTAMLHTPDQLQQDSTPTKQDEEETMSNERSRSDHEVYTSETKSITESINKVERQTTTETKKVTTVDRQSELVDITSICKAVEGLNNKIKSDGEDTGDNTKDSDGQSDNSKDTGYATNPGAMSPKSTHSTDENFNRSFTSSLRVQGMEGVSYTSRMVDARGAVLRLPSCGAELLIPPKAIPDGEQVLILLSVSWDTADRPRLEPAQSLIGPVVLCGPSGVQLQKAATLVFEHCGLLNSQSTPAVLACEEMSIQNKSWRLLTNDAEKDDQNAVNVRACFLKNKCIVHMNKIVSFAPIVRGSDPGKTVRFVAFGPQLGTFEDVNIRVYCINDTADALECIRQQEGQAGRRQCGGLSISCMYPGDNCCVQAQDPGPGWAFRGLTQQQVTTDSVWRNQFPVRTFVLCHTDHRLKNLHFRMHAYQERRPDPTENRMHAYQERRPDPTENAAFKGRYQSIVNPSPRRKVSKTGSQYETIASCFGSEDKLAPPCTVDGSVRVSPTAVVRGIGPTSVVTWQ; encoded by the exons ATGCCCGAAGCTGCACCAGTCTGTACAACGATGGCGGGGGAACAGGTGTTAGAGCCAGCATGCAACACACGACCACCCCCGGAACTATGCCGTTTGGACTCTTTCAACTCCGAGTTCGAGTCAGAGACCGACTCGCTGAACAACAGTTACGGCAGCGCCATGTCCGTGAGCGGCAATGGCAGCTGGGCTGCCTGGAATCTTCCATTTAGAAGTCCCAGAAAATCTGAGGACGAAGATTGGCCGAAGAAAAGGAGATCAACCTTCTTGAGTAAATGGCTCGACACGTCAGGGGGAGAGCTGGAACTGCCCGAGGTAGGTGTACGCCTTAACGTTCCCATGGGAGCAGTGCCCGAAGGCGAGACAATACAAGTTTATCTCGGCTTAAGTTGGCACAAGGACTACCGCCCAGTTTTATCAGACTTGGCGGAATCCCTTCTCAGCCCCACCGTTTACTTCGGACCTCACTTCGGCAAGCTGAACCTGCCCGCCACCCTCGTGTTCCCACACTCAGCTCTGGTGGAAGAAGACGAGGAGGGAGAGGGAGGGTGGAAGTACAGGGTCTGTTACAATGAAGGCATCATCTTTAACACACAAGAGCCTGAGTGGTTCGATACAGTGGGAGGTGAGGAAGAGATCAGACCTGACGTGGACCAGGGAACAGTCAGCATGCAGACAAGAGTTCCAGGTGCCTATGTCCTGTTGGGAAGAGAAGAGAACGATGACGTCCTGATCTGTAAGAGAGTGAAGATCATCGCGTATCTTCACCTCATCAGGGCCAAAGGCATGGTCAAG GTCAAAGTGTACTGCACTGATGCCGTCCCGGGAGTCGTGCAG GTGTTGGAAAAGAAGGAGGCGACACGTGGTACGCTGGTTTCCATGACAACCGCCGATTCGGCCTTCTACAACGACGGGTCCGAGCTGCGCGTGCGCATTAGGCACAACCTGAAGCACGTGGAAGAACATAACCCTACCAAACTGAAGAAG GTTATCAGCTACAAGTCCATCTGGCACCAGTCATCTCCGTTCTGTATCTTCAAGTTCACGGCTAAGGAACAGTCGGAGGTGGAACACCTGCGTCTGGACATCCGGGCATTCCAGCACGTGGACGAGGACGCCGACGATTACGTCAAGATGACGCTCAGAGTCCCGTCACAG gaCTCTGATGAGGAGGGGACAGTGGTGGGCGACGCTTCTCCTACTGCCATGCTACATACACCTGATCAGCTTCAACAGGACAGCACACCGACAAAACAGGACGAAGAAGAAACGATGAGTAATGAAAGAAGCCGCAGTGACCATGAGGTATATACTTCAGAAACAAAGTCTATAACAGAGTCAATAAACAAAGTGGAACGCCAAACCACCACTGAAACGAAAAAAGTTACGACGGTTGACAGACAAAGTGAACTTGTAGATATCACTTCTATTTGTAAAGCGGTCGAAGGACTCAACAATAAGATCAAGTCGGATGGAGAGGACACAGGAGACAATACGAAGGACTCTGACGGACAATCTGATAACAGTAAGGACACTGGATACGCTACCAACCCGGGCGCTATGAGCCCCAAATCTACACACAGTACTGACGAGAATTTCAACAGGTCTTTCACCAGTAGCTTGAGAGTGCAGGGTATGGAGGGGGTAAGCTATACCTCCCGGATGGTGGATGCCAGGGGTGCGGTACTGCGGCTTCCCAGCTGCGGAGCTGAACTTCTCATCCCACCGAAGGCGATCCCCGATGGCGAGCAGGTTCTCATCCTGTTGTCTGTGAGCTGGGACACCGCGGACCGTCCGCGCCTGGAGCCCGCCCAAAGTCTGATCGGACCGGTGGTGCTGTGTGGCCCGTCGGGAGTCCAGCTCCAGAAGGCAGCTACACTAGTGTTCGAACACTGCGGTCTCCTGAACAGTCAGAGCACGCCAGCAGTTCTTGCTTGTGAGGAAATgtctattcaaaacaaatcctgGCGCCTTCTCACCAATGACGCAGAAAAAGACGACCAGAACGCTGTGAACGTCCGGGCCTGCTTCCTGAAGAACAAGTGTATTGTACACATGAACAAGATCGTGTCCTTCGCGCCGATAGTGAGGGGATCTGACCCAGGCAAGACTGTGCGATTCGTGGCTTTTGGGCCGCAGTTAGGAACATTTGAAGATGTCAACATTCGCGTATACTGTATCAACGACACGGCGGATGCTTTGGAG TGCATACGGCAGCAGGAGGGCCAGGCAGGCCGGAGACAGTGCGGCGGCCTGTCCATCAGCTGTATGTACCCTGGTGACAACTGTTGTGTACAGGCTCAGGACCCCGGTCCAGGATGGGCCTTCCGCGGGTTAACACAGCAG CAAGTAACGACGGATTCTGTGTGGCGAAACCAGTTCCCCGTGCGGACCTTTGTTCTGTGCCACACCGACCACAGACTGAAGAACCTCCACTTCAGGATGCACGCCTACCAGGAACGACGCCCCGACCCCACGGAGAACAGGATGCACGCCTACCAGGAACGACGCCCCGATCCCACGGAGAACGCTGCCTTCAAAGGCCGTTACCAAAGTATTGTTAACCCCAGCCCCAGACGGAAAGTCAGCAAGACTGGTAGTCAGTATGAGACCATAGCGTCTTGTTTCGGTAGTGAGGATAAACTGGCACCCCCGTGTACTGTAGATGGAAGCGTCCGAGTCAGCCCGACTGCAGTGGTGAGGGGGATAGGTCCGACGTCCGTGGTGACATGGCAGTAA